CGGGGGAGCGACGTCCGCCCCGGAGACAAGGTCCGGCTCTCGGCGGGAAAGATTAAGCTCACGCTCCTTCCGTTGCTGGGTGGGGTGAAGGACAACCTGGCCGAGGCGGCGACCCATGAGCTGATTGAGGCGCTCAATCGCACCGGGCGCTTCCAGATCAGTATGGGCGACGCCGTCAACGTCTGGCTCGCCGGGGAGGGGATCAGCGGAGCGGAGGCGATCGAGGGCAAGGGCCTGGCCGCTGCCGGGGAACGCTTCAAGCTCGAGCACCTGCTGGCCCTCTACTTCAAGCGGGTGCAGAACAAGCCCTACATGGAGGTGCGGCTGTTCGCCCTCCCGGGAGGCACTCAGCTCCTCAGCACGGCCCAGTTCGTCCCGCCTTCCATCAAGCCTGCCGCCCGGGGCGAGTTTTCCGCCGCCCCCCAGGCCCGCCCGCAGGCTCCGCCTCCGAAGCAGCGGTCGCTTCTGGCGCGGCTCCTGGGGGGCGACCTCGAGCCCGGAACGTACTCGAGCGGGGAGTCTTCGATCCCGCTCCGGGAGGTCGCGCGCTTCGGCTTCCCGGTCCTGGGGATGGACGTGGCGCCCTCGCCCAAGGATCGGGTCCCCCAGCTGGTCCTCACCGACGGCGAGCGGATCTACCTCTACCGGATCGTGGACCGGACCCTGAAGGCCGAGTGGACGTACAGCGCCGGCTCGGTCGGCCGCGTGATCTCCGTGCAGCTCGCCGACCTGGACGGCGACGGGGTCCTGGAGGTGGTCGCCAATCGCTACCATCCCCAGCAGAACATCGGGCTCACGTCCTTGATCCTCACCACCCGGGACGGCAAGGCCGCGGTCGTGGTTCAGGACCTTTCCCAGATCCTGCTCGCCGTGGATGCCAGCGGCGACGGTGTCAGGAAGACGCTCTGGGCCCAGCGCTTCACTGCCGACGGGTTCTTCGCCAAGGGCCATGCCGAGCGCTACGCTCTGCGCGGCGGGGCGCTGGTCCTCGAGGGGCCGGTGCGCGTCCCGAGCAATTTCCGCGCCACCGGCGCGACGCTGTCCAACGTCGCGGGGAAGGGACCGCGGGCCCTGGCGTTCATCGACGAGCACAACCGGCTCCGGATCGCCACCGAGGCCGAAGAGACCTGGCGCTCCTCCACGCCGGTCGGCGGCGGCGGCTATCTCAGGGTCGAGGTGCTGACGTATCCGGAACGGAGCGGGCGGAGCTACTTCTACGCGATCGAGCCGATGCCGCTGGCGGTGGACCTGGACGGCGACGGGATCGACGAGATCGTCGTCCCGCAGAATCAGACGCCTGGGCTCCTGGCTGTGGTCTTCCGCGGCCCGGCAGGGTTCCGGCTCCAGTCGGTCAACTCCGGATTCGAGGGGACGATCACCGGGTTGGGAGCGGTCTCCGGCGACGGCAGTCCCACCCTCGTCGTGGCGGTGGTGCGCTTTTCGGGGGTGTTCAAGACGACCGGAGAAACCCAGATCGTCATGACCGCCCCGGAGTGACCCCGGGCCGTCCCAGTTCGGCTTTGGGAGCCCGATCCTTTCATTGACTCCCAACCTCGCCCCCGGCTAGACTTAAATCGTGCCCGAAGAGAGCGAAATTTCCAAGAGGATCGACGACCTTCACCGGCGGTTCGACGACCTGCGGAACTATCTCGACCGGCGGCTGGAGGACTTGCGGTCGGACGTCGCGGGGCACCTTGAGCTGATCAGCCAGCGCTTGGACGAGCAGGCCCGGCGGCTGGACGAGCAGGCCCGGCGGCTGGATGCACTGATCGCCTTCCAGCATTCCGCTCTACGCTGGACAATCACAACCATGGTGGCCCTGTTTGGCATCGCCGTCCCCGTCTGGATGTGGGTGCTCTCCCTCGTTCTGAGACCGCTGCTCCGATAAGGCCTTCCCCTCAGGTTGCGCAGCTTCTCCGCACGTCCCGCAAGGTTCACTTCGGCTATACTGGCAGTCCAGGCGGTCCTTGCGGGTGACGCATGATTCGTCCCTATCGCGGCGTCGTGCCCAAGGTGCACCCGACGGCCTTCGTGGAGGCGTCCGCCCACGTCATCGGGGACGTGGAGCTAGGCGAGGATGCGAGCGTGTGGTTCAACACGGTCATCCGCGGAGACGTGAACTATATCCGAATCGGGCGTGGCACGAACATTCAGGACGGAACGGTGATCCACGTCAACCGCCGCGGCTCGCCCACCATCCTGGAGGAGCTCGTCACGGTCGGCCACGGGGCGAGGCTCCACGGCTGCCACGTCAGATCGCACTGCCTGATCGGGATCGGGGCGATCGTCCTGGACGGCGCGGTGCTGGAGGAAGAGTGCCTCGTGGCGGCGGGCTCGCTGGTCGCCCCGGGAACGAAGGTGCCCCGGGGGAGCCTGCTCATGGGGAGCCCGGCGCGCGTGCGGCGGCAGGTGACGGACGCCGACCTGGAGCTGATCCGCCGTTCGGCGCGGAACTATATCAAGCTGAAGGCGGAGTACGCGGCCGAGAGAGGCTCCGATGGCCATTAAGGCGATCCGGGGCCTGCACGACATCCTCCCCGCGGACGCCCCGAAGTGGCAGCGGCTCGAGGCGGCGGCGCGTTGGACCTTCGAGGCCTACGGCTACCGAGAGATCAGGTTGCCCCTTTTCGAGCGCACCGAGCTCTTCGCGCGCGGCATCGGCGAGGTCACCGACATCGTGCAGAAAGAGATGTACACCTTCGCCGATCGGAGCGGGGAGAGCGTGACGCTCAGGCCGGAGGCCACGGCCTCGCTCCTCCGCGCGTACATCGAGCACGGCCTCTACGTGTGGCCCAAACCGGTGCGGCTCTACACCATGGGCCCGATGTTCCGCTACGAGCGGCCGCAGGCGGCGCGCTACCGGCAGTTCCACCAGGCGAACGTCGAGGCGCTGGGCGAGTCGCACCCGGCGCTGGACGCCGAGGTGATCGCCATGCTCCTTGAGTTCTTCCGGAGCCTGGGCCTGTCCGCGCGCCTCGAGCTCCGCCTGAACTCCATCGGGGATCCGGCGTGTCGCCCCCAATACCGGAGCGAGCTCCAGGCCTACCTCCGGGACCAGCGGACGGCGCTCTGCGAGGAGTGCCGGGAGCGGGCCGA
This Candidatus Rokuibacteriota bacterium DNA region includes the following protein-coding sequences:
- a CDS encoding gamma carbonic anhydrase family protein — protein: MIRPYRGVVPKVHPTAFVEASAHVIGDVELGEDASVWFNTVIRGDVNYIRIGRGTNIQDGTVIHVNRRGSPTILEELVTVGHGARLHGCHVRSHCLIGIGAIVLDGAVLEEECLVAAGSLVAPGTKVPRGSLLMGSPARVRRQVTDADLELIRRSARNYIKLKAEYAAERGSDGH